The window CTTGGTATTCATTTAGGCATCATATTTTCTTGTTGCAGACTCGCTTTGATGCTCCTGAAGGAAAATCCCCTGTTGCTGTCCGGATGACCGGTATGAAGAAGGGTATGATTTGGATCAATGGCAAGAGCATCGGTCGTTACTGGATGAATTACATCTCCCCTCTTGGAGAGCCTACTCAATCAGAGTAAGTAAAGCAATATTTCTTAGTCACGCACAGAAAAATTTCCTTAAGTACGAAGCAAATAAAGAGATTGACTAAAATTTCTTGCTTGTAAAATCAGATATCACATCCCAAGATCTTACTTAAAACCAACAAACAACCTTATGGTTATATTGGAGGAGGAGAAAGCAAGCCCTGAGAAGATTGAGATCCTAACTGTCAATAGAGATACCATCTGTAGCTACGTGACTGAATATCATCCACCAAATGTGAGATCCTGggaaaggaagaataaaaaattcacaCCTGTTGCGGATGATGCAAAACCAGCAGCTCGCTTAAAGTGtccaaacaagaagaagattgtTGCCGTGCAGTTTGCAAGCTTTGGTGATCCTTCGGGTACCTGTGGAAACTTCGCTGTTGGAACTTGTGATTCACCTATTTCCAAGCAAGTTGTTGAGCAGGtaattctcttctcttctttccccttgcataatttattgtttccttgttctttttcttctgCCAGCCAAGGCTATTGCTGCCTGCTAGGAGACTAATGAGATTTCTGCTTGAATTTGAGCAGCATTGCTTGGGAAAAACTAGCTGTGATATTCCAATGGACAAAGGGCTTTTTAACGGAAAGAAAGACAACTGTCCGAATTTGACCAAGAATCTGGCCGTTCAAGTGAAGTGCAGCAACAAGGGTCCCAAGCGTTCTGCAAACCAGGCTTAAACATCATATGCCTAGAACAATTTTATTGTGGTTTCAAGGACATGTAATCTTGAACATCTTCTTTCTTAAAAATTCTACCTTGTCTTTCCATCAGAATAAATTTCCCTTTCAGATGTCAGATTATGAGCTCCAACATAAATTTGAATCTTCTTGATGAGTTTAACAAAACTTCAATAGCTGCAGAAAAGCAGAAGGCTATGCcatttggaaataaaaaatatcaaacaatcCTTTTCCATCAGAAACCAATGGCAGATGATTAAACCTTATAATGCCGGAAGCACACTTGGTGCATGCATTGAGGGCATAGGGGATGTTCTTGAACAAAACACGTTGCCTCCTACTCTGAAAATGATTGGcaagattttgattttagtcCATGCAGCAGCTAATACACTGCCAGTAATTATTTGGGGTTTGCATTATCAAGTCATtgcatcaaaaaataaaattatttgcatATAACTCATTAAATTTGGCCAGCGTTGTCATTAGTGAACAATGATAAGGACTAACAGAAGATGAGCATCTTAACTTCAATACATTTCTGCTTAAGATTCCAAAAGGCATCTAAAATTAAACCTGCAGAAATTCAAAGGTTTACCGCGgagaataaatttgaatttacaaATAGAATTGTATGTATGTCCAATGCATTAAGCATTTCTCAGTTGACATTTTGCTTTCACAAATAGGgggttgttttttgtttaaataaagtTCTATTTTCAATACCAGAAGGTTTACACACACAGTAATGGATGCAGAACAGAGATGCTTTGTAAATCTAGATGCGAAGCCAGATCATCTTTCACAGCTCTCTCCTGCGTAGAAAGATCGTCTGTATGTATGTTTGGGGTGGAATTTATGTAAGAAGAAGAAATCTTGCATTGAAGCCAATTTCATattccttgttttcttttggcATCTCATCATGCTCCATGAATTTCTTCGTACTTGCCCCGTCTATAAATACATGTTAAAGCAGGTTTATTTGTTGCATTGCCTTTGCTCGTAGCATCtttagtctctctctctctctctctctctctcttataatACAGCACCAGTCCTTGTATGATGCAAGGAAACAACTggtaattaaatgatatttgtaTTTTGCAGGTGATTCCCTCAAAAGTGTGATAAAAGCAGCAAGTGGACTTCCATGCAAAACAACGAAGGACTGTGGTTCAGACGTCGTTAGATGTACTCCAGAAGCTCCTGTCGAATGTCTCAACAATACATGCCAATGCATCCATAGCTACCATTAGAGGTATCTTCGTTAACTTTGGTCAACTGCTGCCTGGTGTCCTCCTTgtatagctagctagctagccagCCAATAAGGCTTCAAAGCTAGACCAAATATGTAGAGCAAAACCTATTTATTTATCAACATTGAAAACAccataaaataaacatataaatttttctGCATATCTACAATAAACTTCGGTTACCAAATAAAAAACGATGGCCTTGTTGAAAACGCGACTACTCATTCTTGGTGTCCCAGTCCCCCAAAGCTACAAATTCTATCAACCTTTTCCTTCTACAATCAACTTTCAAGAATGGAGATTGTAGCGGAGAAAATCAATACATGTATCTCCAAATAATGCAACAACCAGTCACCATCAATATTAGACACTTTCATTGCAAGTTGTTTTGCCTTTGTGATCTATAAAATATCTGAGGATTATcgtttaatcttattttttactcGACTGATAATTTGATGTCACGGACATCCACCCATTATTTATCAGAGTGTACTTCTAGGGACACAGCAGTTTTCAGAGGATGAATTGGTAGTATAGACAATCTAGCATGGGAAGATTATTTCTTGTTTGCAATATAAATCTTATTGAAAGTAGAATCAAAAGGTGTTGTTTAATATCTTTTTGTAAAAACATCTGTTCAGATGTGAATTATTTAAAACTCGATCACAAAGAGTTTAGCCTCATCATATGAACATGGGATTGGAAACATTCTAAAAGTCGGGAAAAAAAGACAAACACGAAACTTGAGTTTTTATAGAATAATTTTCTAGACTGTGATTTAGTTCCTCaatctaaatatttaaaattggaAACTCAAACACCGAACCTTTCAGAAATTAGAACAATACAAAATTTTGCCTATTCCCCGAGAAGAAGCATGAATTagctaatattaaataaaaactactaTTTTTCACTAAATTCAATGTAGATAACCAAGGTGGGATCAACAAGGCCAGGCATTGTCAAACAGTGATGAGGAAGGACAACCACCTTAATGGACGGGCATGCAACATCTTCTATGATCATCACTTAAGACCTACAGACGAAGAGTTTCAGATCAAAAGAGTCAAGGGTGAACTTTCACAATTCTGAATGGCGTATTGAGTGGGAACTACAATGACATATGAATGAATAAAGCTAGACAACGTCCTCCTATCAAAGAGGATGGACATGTTTTTTGCTTCATATCAGTTTATCTCATGTTTCATGCATAGAAGAACAGGTATTACAATTTCATGGTATAAAATAACCTGCAAGATACACAGCTAAATACATGTAAAACAAAAGCAATatttcaatgtttattttttgccaTTTCCATCATTACTTGAAATACATGTATATTCTATCggacaagaaaaaattgaaaattttctatttatttacaaGAATTAGCAACTGAACACGCCTCCACGTGTTACTCCTTTACAGCACGAAAATGCAGCAAGCAACCTGAAAATTTTAACCGTCAAATTTAAGGAACCAGTACATACcgccaataaaataatttcagatTCATAAAAATCAGAGCACATCTTCTATGAGCTGCAAATACACGGCCATCATCGAGAAAAAATGGATGAGCTATCCAAGCAAACATTATATCCAGGCCCAATAACAAAATTTGACAAGAGCCTCCCCAAAAACTTATGAGCTGACCTTGATGACACCACTAGTATAGGTAACACCAAAGGGAAGCCATATTATTGAGTGGTATAAGCATCACTTCCAATCTCAAATGCATCCCAGGAAAAAAGTCTGGGATTCTTGTGATGTAATATAAAGAGATTCGATCGCCTAGTCAAAAAAACTCATGACAAGTCAAAAGATCCCTGCCCTTCACTGATTGCATACAGCAATTTCTTGTACATGACTTCCTGTTTAAAGCACGGATAAAGTAAGCACCAGAAGATGTAAAAAATCCCAGATAATTATAAGTCCATTTTGATCACCAAATACAGTACCTTGGTAGAGTACGGTGGTAGCTTTAGGTAATTAGCACAAGTCATGACACTAGGCAAGTCATCATCAGCTGATTCTGAAGGCCCAGTTCCATTCAACATTGCATTTCCAGCAGAAGAAGAATGCTGCGCCCAGAAATGCTATTGTTATAGGAAGCAACAGAAAATTTAAGACGGTTTTGACAACTACGACACATAGATAACAATCATATTCAAATAAAAGGAGgtgattttaattataaaatctacaGGAAgatgccattaaaaaaaatgcgaCACAGCAATGTGTTGATGCATCAGGAAACAATACTCATGCATCATTccccacccaaaaaaaaaacaccatgttGATTGTATAGCAAAGTACTCCATACCATATTATTTCACAAATCCATACATGTAATTGACCCATGTGCACTTAATTTATTCCGGCATgcatatgattttaaaattcatcTTATGATACTATTTGTGGAAATAAAAGTTGAAAGGCATTTAACGACCTTGTAACAAGAGCATATAGAATTCATGTATAACTAGAGTGACAGAAGAGTACTATACAATGTTATGCACATTCAGCATAGCATGCACCAAATGGAACATTAAATTGTAATAAACACGCTGCTTCAAGGCATACCTTTCTAACAATGGTTAATTTTGGATTTAGCACAGCCAGACCGCCAGGTGGCAGCCTGGGTGCTCCAGTAACAAACTGGCAGAAAGCACGCTGCTGCTCTGGTGTGAACTCTCCCATAATCTCAAGCAGCTAAAACATCATGGCCACAGCACCAAAATCATCAGACAAGAACAAAAACACAGATACATATTCTCCCAAACATGATcctcaaaaatcaaagtaaagAACATACATTAACAATGGCTGGACTCTTGGCAGTGTATCcatgatcaaattttatatgatCAACAAGTGTCTCCAACTGCATCAGTCAAAGCATCCAAtaaataatcaacaaaaaagtTCCAGAATCATAATGCATAAACAGCAAAAAGAGAGTGAATTACCTCCCACAGTTCTCTTCGCCCACAAAGCAAATAATCCAATTCTTGCGGAGTGAATATTTGCAATGATGAGATGTCAAAAACCTACTTATTAAGCAGAACCAGAATGAGTTTGGAACAAGCATCATAAAACCAGAATGTGATATCAAAAAATCAAGGCAGTTATAATAGATTTTACAAAAACAGCATATGTAAATAGTATAAAAGGCAGGCcacaacaaaatatataatgcAGGAAACTCCATAGAACTtaaaatttacagaaatcaacTAAACATCCAAGGCACAACAATTTCCTAAAATAGTTACTGAGCTCATAAAAGACAGATGGAACTGGACCTGATCGAACCCAGCTCTAAACGCTTCCATTTGTCGCATGATCCCAGTCTTCACAGTTGCATCAACTACCAAGGATATGTATTCTTCCAAGTTATTGATATCAACCTGAAGCTTATaacaaaatttgagggaaaataAATCATCAGAATGAAAGATAGATGCAGCAAGAAATATTGCATCCAATTATAAAGAGATGTTCAGGTTAAGGGTTCTATACAGTTTCATCTCCTGGCTTCATCATGTAGTCTGGATAACCAGGAAGAGTAAAATCCAAGCAGAGATCTTTAATTGGGGTCCCACGAAAACATAAATCAGCATTGACCTCATTATTTTCAGTGCTTATTGATTCTAAATATTGTTTTCGACGAACAAGGGCATGCAATTCTTGTAAAGTCTTCCCAAATTCAGCATCAAACGAAAGAAAATCATACAGATCAAGCTCCTGCAATTGATAAGAGGATAGATATTTCAACCAATTAGATCAACAGTGCAACAACAAAATATAGCTAATGTGCAGTAAAAAATGGTCTGATAGCCTACTTGACCAAGCACAAGTTTATAAAATGCCATTGAAAGTGGTAGGTCCAAAAGCCGTCCATCTTGAAGAGCTTTGGCCATCACCCGTCCGACCAGCCGGAAATACTCAATAGTCTTATAAAATTGGCTCCCTTCAGAAGCACTAGTGGTTGGTGGCCAAGGACGAGGGAACAGGCCAAGTGGAGCTTGGACAAGATCAGCAGCAACTGCAGTACCTGACCCATTGTtggattttccatttttttcatcatctccATCAATTTCCATTGAAGGTTTCCCTGCTGCTGAATTTGACCTCCACATTCCCAGAGAAACTTTCTGTAGATCATGACTCAAAAGCGTGTAGAACTCTAAGGTAGGACCCAACCCAGTGCCAACCTCGCCAAAATATTCTACTTCAAGCACAGCCTTCTGACTAGAATACATATCCATTACTTTCACAGCAGAATCCAAAATGCGGTTTCGGGAAACACGAACTTTCTGGCGTTGTAATCTTCCAACCCTCACCTCTCTTTCATTTGTTGACCCATGACCATCTGCACCCTGCAGCTGCTGAAGACGAAACAACGCACGAGATAATCCAAAAGCAGTTGAATAGAAGTACTGTCGCCGAGTCTCAAAAGGGAACAAGAATGGACATGCTTTTGTTAACTGATAACACCATGATGGAAGGCTCCCGCTGCACAGTGCCAGGGCATCCTGAATTTGTCGAGCTAATTTAGGTGTGAGCTTGCTATTTACAAATTCTTCTGCAGGAACCCTGGCACCAGTAGCAGTCAACTCATTCAAACTAGAGATTTTCCCCTCGGAGAAGTTGTCAGAAACTAGTTGAACTCTCAAACGAGGTGCAAGCTGGTTCAAAGCCTCAAGTATACGTAGTAGAGCCAATATATTATAAGTAGGATTAGATTTTTCTAGATCACAAGGAAGTTCCGCTTGCAAGATGCTATCTAAAAGTGACATCCGATGCATTTGAGCATCTGAGTTTGAATTGGAAGGGCCACCTTTGGTGGACTTTGATGTGCTAGAACTTGAGCCTCCAACAGAAGCCCTATCAGCTTGGCCATCTGCCCTTTGATATGTAATGGTATATATATCACTCCAAAGCCTACTCCCATCACTAGAGATGAAGTCACTGCCACCATACCtgtcttcatcatcatcttccaGCACAAGTTGTCTCTGGATGGCCTGATAGATAGTTAAATGCCTATTTAGCTGCTTCCCACCAGCAGTAAAGATCAACTTAGGAGGGTCACTGGAGCTACCAAACAGGGGACGTCCTTGTCGATCTCTTCCTCCTCTGATGCCTCTACCATTAGCAGATCCAAGCCCAGCCATGGCAGCAGCAGCAAAAGACATAGCTCCCCTAGATCCATAAGAGCTCCTAAAATCAGTGGAATCCAAGCCCCTAACAGCAGCAGCCCTGCTACTAGAACCAGAAGCAGGGTTACTTTGGCTGTCACTTGCTGCTGGTGCAACATTGCTATCCTCCGGTGTATCACCCAATTTCACATCATGTACTTTGTCAGGCATGCAAACAGGAAGAGAATCATCTCTTAGCACctgggagagagaaaaaagatgatcAAATCTAGAAAGTGGTGAATACACAGCAAACAACAGGTCGAGCTAGCAAAAAGCAGTTTTCGAGGCAAAAAACTGATTTTCAGGTCTTtcataatcttttcaaaaaggTTTTGAGACTTCAATAcagttaaaactgtggttttTGTTGCTTTTCCAAGACCATGGTTATGAAAACTCAATCCAAAAGGAGCTGTAATCAGACAAACACAAagcataaagaaagaaatttaaaatatataagctACATAATTAACAAAGACAAAGCAATCAGAAGACTAACATCTTCATGGTCGTCATCGTCGGAGATGTCATCATCTTCAATCACCAACGCATCATCAATCTCCACAGGAGAAATATCCAATTCCTCATCctgcaaaaaaattcaaaaagttgtttgaaaaactgtcaaaataataaatatatgatatgtTTTGTATGGATGCTCAATAGATTATCcacaaattataatatgaaGTGGCACTCTAAAAACTCTAGTTTTCTTGAGAAAAGTTTAGCATAGAACTTCTCACTGGACTTGATTCATGCATACCGCAATCCACATGCAAATGCAGAGTACCTAGGTAACGAGAAAACTAGACTCTTAAGAATCCTAAAATTCAGTACTCTCATTATCAGAACTTGATGTAAAGAATAAGTTGAACTGCTTTTTAACTAGTTTTTAGTTATCAAGGAGATTCATTAAACTAGTTTATTTGGCTAAAGCAACTTTGGCTAAAGCAACAAAGTTGGCTGCCATCCTCACAGGAAAATGAATATTAGAATTCTAATAGTTTATGATAATGCAAGTTAAGACTTACAATCAAGTAATCATAGTATCCCTGAATTATAACATACCTCAGAACTAGAATCCCCATTCACCGGTTTCAATTCTGCATCTTTATCAAGGGCTGCTCTTCTACGAGCAGCATTTCTAGTTTGAGGTCCTTTTGTCTCCTCCTGAGCTGGTTTCAAAACAGCTTTCCCCTTTCCCTTTGATGAGCTTGTGCTTTTCTCTGGTATTGGTTCCTTTCTAGCTGAATCTCCTATATTAAAAGATGATCGGGATCTTGAAGAGTGACGACGAGTGGCAGTAGCAGGAGTTGAGGTAGAAGGGGATGATACACCAGCTCCAGGGTGTGTGGTCCCCGATTCTGAGTTTCCTGCAGATTCAGACACCTTTTGGCCAGTTTCGTTTCGCTGCACTCGCGGCCAAAGAAATTCTTCTACAGCAGCTAAACTTGCTAATGGATCAATAAGTACAACATTGGAAGAGTAATCACGGAGACCCTTTTCCCCTTGGACCCGACAGAGACGTAACTTAAAAGGTTGAGATAGTGCACTCAATCCAGAAGACAGGCGTGCACCTCCACTGGATGACCTAGAAGAATGGCTAAGAACAACAGGAAAACGCTCCAAGGATGACAAAGCATTTTGAAGCTTCTGAACTAAGACTGTCATGGAGGTGGCACCCCCTCCATCAATACTGGAAGGAAGGGCCAGAGCAACAAATGATTTAAATCTTCTCAGTGCTTGTTGCCGAAGTTTGGGTAGGCTGGCTTCTGAAATTCTCTCCTTGGTAAAATAgccacaagaaaaataatttagcaaGGTTGCCACAACACCACTACCAATAAACTCAAAAGTGGATACACCATCCCCCTTGCCTAGCTCTGCTAGCATCTCGGATATCACCCCAATCAAGTATTCTTCCTTGTTAGCAGAATTGTCAATAAGATGGGAAGCAGAAGCCTTTGATTTGCCCTTGGCTTTAGTCTTTTGGTCATCAACACCAGCATTCAACTTTGTGCAGAGATTTTTCAAGTGTAAAAGGTCATCGGTAACCCCACCTTCAGCAGCTCCGGGATCCGAAGGAAAGTGCTTATCTCTAAAATCTTTAGCACACGCACTAACTGCTAAACGCAAATTAGAATTAACGGTTGGGATTTCTATAGAACTTGGAGGTGATCCAGCATTTGCGCAAACTTGAGTCTTGGATTCTTCAGATGAATTTGCCTCAGGATTTGAATTCCCACTGCGACGTTTGTAACGCCTGGAACGTGATGATGATCCAGGAACAGAATCGTTATCCTTCTCAGCAGAAGCAGCTTGGGTAGGACCAGTATTTGGACTTCCAGCTAAGATAAGTTGATCTACAGCATGAACAACACCTTCTCTGACAAACATCTTGGAGAAAGTCCCAGGAAGTTTTTCCATAATAATCTTGGCAATTTGAAGGGCAGGAACCAAGACATGTGGATCTTTCCACGCTAACACCCCAGCTAGAAAACTAGAGGAACAAATAACATGGATAAATAGTCATATGACTTACCCTGATGAGAgtatataaaaagaacaagcATGGATAAAATTTGCTTCACCTTGATATGTTTGTCACATTAAGTAGAGACTGAATCATCTCCGCATTGCTGAAGTACATCAACTTCCCAATAACTGAGAGACATTTGTGGCGAACAGGACTGTTGACACTGGCACCATAAATCTGAACAACAAGCAAATGATATTGTTATTATCAACTTCAGTGAACACAAAACAGATCTTACAATTTATACACTTCAAAGTCCACTAAAAAACTGACCGACCTGTATCAGAACAGGAAGAAGATCCATTCCAAATTGCTGCAGAAGTTCTGGTTgatcatttaataatttctcaCGAGCTGAAACCTCAGGAACATTTCCATTATTATCATCTTGTTTCCCAGAACTGCTGGATGGAGACTTCTTCACAACAGATCCTTTGGCCAACATACTGGAGCTGGTAGGGAGGGAGATAGTTCCTTGTGGAAGTGGAGGAAGAAGCTCATTTGCCAGATTGACAATCTCAAAAACCTATATGGCAGCGTCAACAAAAATGAAGCTGGAACTTAGTTCTAAAACTGTTGAACaggccaaatattttttaatcctagGAAAACTTCATGGTGAAAAGAATGCAATGGCACCACAAAACAGAATAAGCAGACGAAGAAGCAGGTACCTGATCTGCTGGTCTACTTAGAGCCGGAGGAACAGAGGAGCTAGCAGAACCCGCAGAACCTAATAGTATATCTTTAAGAATGCCACTGACCCCAAGAAGAAGTAATGTTTTGGCTCCTAAAGGAGAGCCACTTGCACATGTGGATAGCAGTCGAATTAAGCCCTGAATGCCTTAAGTCAGAAAGGCCGAAATACATGACATAAAACTTAAAGGACAAGGTACAAACTTCTTTTACCGTATATGTTGGAGCATTGAGAGATGCTTGTCCACCTCCGGAACTACTGGTGGAAATGAGAGAGGCAGCTTGAGCAACAAGTCCATGATTAC of the Populus nigra chromosome 7, ddPopNigr1.1, whole genome shotgun sequence genome contains:
- the LOC133699261 gene encoding E3 ubiquitin-protein ligase UPL3-like isoform X2, translated to METRSRKRAEASSSAATTTSPTARPNKRSRTATTTTATATRSRSTRAHPLPMDSTPVESSSSSRSRRNRNNNSNSESDKGKEKEHEVRVLRENREINNNLDSGNDNNNLNADDDDDSEGGGIGAFHHNLTSASSALQGLLRKLGAGLDDLLPSPVTGSGSSSHQSGRLKKILSGLRADGEEGKQVEALTQLCEMLSIGTEESLSTFSVDSFVPILVGLLNNESNPDIMLLAARAITHLCDVLPSSCAAVVHYGAVSCFVARLITIEYMDLAEQSLQALKKISQEHPTACLRAGALMAVLSYLDFFSTGVQRVALSTAANMCKKLPSDAADFVMEAVPLLTNLLQYHDAKVLEHASVCLTRIAEAFASSPDKLDELCNHGLVAQAASLISTSSSGGGQASLNAPTYTGLIRLLSTCASGSPLGAKTLLLLGVSGILKDILLGSAGSASSSVPPALSRPADQVFEIVNLANELLPPLPQGTISLPTSSSMLAKGSVVKKSPSSSSGKQDDNNGNVPEVSAREKLLNDQPELLQQFGMDLLPVLIQIYGASVNSPVRHKCLSVIGKLMYFSNAEMIQSLLNVTNISSFLAGVLAWKDPHVLVPALQIAKIIMEKLPGTFSKMFVREGVVHAVDQLILAGSPNTGPTQAASAEKDNDSVPGSSSRSRRYKRRSGNSNPEANSSEESKTQVCANAGSPPSSIEIPTVNSNLRLAVSACAKDFRDKHFPSDPGAAEGGVTDDLLHLKNLCTKLNAGVDDQKTKAKGKSKASASHLIDNSANKEEYLIGVISEMLAELGKGDGVSTFEFIGSGVVATLLNYFSCGYFTKERISEASLPKLRQQALRRFKSFVALALPSSIDGGGATSMTVLVQKLQNALSSLERFPVVLSHSSRSSSGGARLSSGLSALSQPFKLRLCRVQGEKGLRDYSSNVVLIDPLASLAAVEEFLWPRVQRNETGQKVSESAGNSESGTTHPGAGVSSPSTSTPATATRRHSSRSRSSFNIGDSARKEPIPEKSTSSSKGKGKAVLKPAQEETKGPQTRNAARRRAALDKDAELKPVNGDSSSEDEELDISPVEIDDALVIEDDDISDDDDHEDVLRDDSLPVCMPDKVHDVKLGDTPEDSNVAPAASDSQSNPASGSSSRAAAVRGLDSTDFRSSYGSRGAMSFAAAAMAGLGSANGRGIRGGRDRQGRPLFGSSSDPPKLIFTAGGKQLNRHLTIYQAIQRQLVLEDDDEDRYGGSDFISSDGSRLWSDIYTITYQRADGQADRASVGGSSSSTSKSTKGGPSNSNSDAQMHRMSLLDSILQAELPCDLEKSNPTYNILALLRILEALNQLAPRLRVQLVSDNFSEGKISSLNELTATGARVPAEEFVNSKLTPKLARQIQDALALCSGSLPSWCYQLTKACPFLFPFETRRQYFYSTAFGLSRALFRLQQLQGADGHGSTNEREVRVGRLQRQKVRVSRNRILDSAVKVMDMYSSQKAVLEVEYFGEVGTGLGPTLEFYTLLSHDLQKVSLGMWRSNSAAGKPSMEIDGDDEKNGKSNNGSGTAVAADLVQAPLGLFPRPWPPTTSASEGSQFYKTIEYFRLVGRVMAKALQDGRLLDLPLSMAFYKLVLGQELDLYDFLSFDAEFGKTLQELHALVRRKQYLESISTENNEVNADLCFRGTPIKDLCLDFTLPGYPDYMMKPGDETVDINNLEEYISLVVDATVKTGIMRQMEAFRAGFDQVFDISSLQIFTPQELDYLLCGRRELWELETLVDHIKFDHGYTAKSPAIVNLLEIMGEFTPEQQRAFCQFVTGAPRLPPGGLAVLNPKLTIVRKHSSSAGNAMLNGTGPSESADDDLPSVMTCANYLKLPPYSTKEVMYKKLLYAISEGQGSFDLS
- the LOC133699261 gene encoding E3 ubiquitin-protein ligase UPL3-like isoform X1 — encoded protein: METRSRKRAEASSSAATTTSPTARPNKRSRTATTTTATATRSRSTRAHPLPMDSTPVESSSSSRSRRNRNNNSNSESDKGKEKEHEVRVLRENREINNNLDSGNDNNNLNADDDDDSEGGGIGAFHHNLTSASSALQGLLRKLGAGLDDLLPSPVTGSGSSSHQSGRLKKILSGLRADGEEGKQVEALTQLCEMLSIGTEESLSTFSVDSFVPILVGLLNNESNPDIMLLAARAITHLCDVLPSSCAAVVHYGAVSCFVARLITIEYMDLAEQSLQALKKISQEHPTACLRAGALMAVLSYLDFFSTGVQRVALSTAANMCKKLPSDAADFVMEAVPLLTNLLQYHDAKVLEHASVCLTRIAEAFASSPDKLDELCNHGLVAQAASLISTSSSGGGQASLNAPTYTGLIRLLSTCASGSPLGAKTLLLLGVSGILKDILLGSAGSASSSVPPALSRPADQVFEIVNLANELLPPLPQGTISLPTSSSMLAKGSVVKKSPSSSSGKQDDNNGNVPEVSAREKLLNDQPELLQQFGMDLLPVLIQIYGASVNSPVRHKCLSVIGKLMYFSNAEMIQSLLNVTNISSFLAGVLAWKDPHVLVPALQIAKIIMEKLPGTFSKMFVREGVVHAVDQLILAGSPNTGPTQAASAEKDNDSVPGSSSRSRRYKRRSGNSNPEANSSEESKTQVCANAGSPPSSIEIPTVNSNLRLAVSACAKDFRDKHFPSDPGAAEGGVTDDLLHLKNLCTKLNAGVDDQKTKAKGKSKASASHLIDNSANKEEYLIGVISEMLAELGKGDGVSTFEFIGSGVVATLLNYFSCGYFTKERISEASLPKLRQQALRRFKSFVALALPSSIDGGGATSMTVLVQKLQNALSSLERFPVVLSHSSRSSSGGARLSSGLSALSQPFKLRLCRVQGEKGLRDYSSNVVLIDPLASLAAVEEFLWPRVQRNETGQKVSESAGNSESGTTHPGAGVSSPSTSTPATATRRHSSRSRSSFNIGDSARKEPIPEKSTSSSKGKGKAVLKPAQEETKGPQTRNAARRRAALDKDAELKPVNGDSSSEDEELDISPVEIDDALVIEDDDISDDDDHEDVLRDDSLPVCMPDKVHDVKLGDTPEDSNVAPAASDSQSNPASGSSSRAAAVRGLDSTDFRSSYGSRGAMSFAAAAMAGLGSANGRGIRGGRDRQGRPLFGSSSDPPKLIFTAGGKQLNRHLTIYQAIQRQLVLEDDDEDRYGGSDFISSDGSRLWSDIYTITYQRADGQADRASVGGSSSSTSKSTKGGPSNSNSDAQMHRMSLLDSILQAELPCDLEKSNPTYNILALLRILEALNQLAPRLRVQLVSDNFSEGKISSLNELTATGARVPAEEFVNSKLTPKLARQIQDALALCSGSLPSWCYQLTKACPFLFPFETRRQYFYSTAFGLSRALFRLQQLQGADGHGSTNEREVRVGRLQRQKVRVSRNRILDSAVKVMDMYSSQKAVLEVEYFGEVGTGLGPTLEFYTLLSHDLQKVSLGMWRSNSAAGKPSMEIDGDDEKNGKSNNGSGTAVAADLVQAPLGLFPRPWPPTTSASEGSQFYKTIEYFRLVGRVMAKALQDGRLLDLPLSMAFYKLVLGQELDLYDFLSFDAEFGKTLQELHALVRRKQYLESISTENNEVNADLCFRGTPIKDLCLDFTLPGYPDYMMKPGDETLQVDINNLEEYISLVVDATVKTGIMRQMEAFRAGFDQVFDISSLQIFTPQELDYLLCGRRELWELETLVDHIKFDHGYTAKSPAIVNLLEIMGEFTPEQQRAFCQFVTGAPRLPPGGLAVLNPKLTIVRKHSSSAGNAMLNGTGPSESADDDLPSVMTCANYLKLPPYSTKEVMYKKLLYAISEGQGSFDLS